The following DNA comes from Rhodohalobacter mucosus.
GGCGGAACCGGAGGGGCCTCTACTGATTCGGGAGTTTGCTGCTGGCCAATGCGAAGATCTATCTGATCCGGTCCATTGGTTGCAGCTATATCTACTATATAACTGGAGCTGATATCAGTAAAATTCGCAGTGAGGGTGGTGTTGGATGTAATGCTGAAATTCAGCGGGTTATCAGTGGACTGAATATCTCCAGACCATGAATCGAATATCCACCCTTCATTTGCTGTGGCTTCAACAGACACATTTGTACCCTCATCGAATGTGCCGGAGGAAGGGGTTACACTGCCTCCGCCCTGTGGTGACACGCTTGTGGAGAGCGTGTAAGTAGTCGTTTCCGGCGGATTATCGTCTCCTCCCCCCGAGTCGGTGGTGCCGCACCCTGTTGAAAATGTTAACAAGGTTCCGAAGAGTATTGCAATGAGATACGAAGTTTTCATGATTCAGCCCTTATTTGATGAGTGTCAGTTTCTGAATATTTGTCACGGATCCTGCCCTCATACGAACAAAGTAGATGCCGGAAGCCAGGTTAGATGCATTAAAGGGCACGGTATAGGTTCCGGCCTGCTGCTGCCGGCTGACCAGCGTTGCCACCCGTCTTCCCCCTGTATCATACACTTCAACGGTAACATCAGCCTGCTGTGCCAGCCTGTACCGAATGTTGGTTGTTGGATTGAAAGGATTCGGATAACCCGGCTCCAGTGCCGTCTCAACGATCATTTCATCAGATGCGATCAATTCGACAGCCAGGTAACGATGCGTATTTTCCAGTGTGAGTGCATCACCATCCGTCAACTCCCTTGTTGTTCGTGTCCCATCTTCATCCTCCAGGTGAATCCGGACAGCTCCGGGATTCTGATAATCACTCTCAAATTTCAGGGTTACAGGCCAGGACTCGGATACAAGCTGCAGTTCTGTAATGGCTCTGTCGGCCGCAGAAAGCTGGTGATCCGTTCTTAAAT
Coding sequences within:
- a CDS encoding InlB B-repeat-containing protein codes for the protein MKTSYLIAILFGTLLTFSTGCGTTDSGGGDDNPPETTTYTLSTSVSPQGGGSVTPSSGTFDEGTNVSVEATANEGWIFDSWSGDIQSTDNPLNFSITSNTTLTANFTDISSSYIVDIAATNGPDQIDLRIGQQQTPESVEAPPVPPPGAFYVWLFREGENYFTDIRSRTLTQVSWQINLESGDESNLITLEWATDVVQADGTLVLTDQAGSFTVDMFTETSYEIDTSQLNVVFIEYELQVE